In Chromobacterium rhizoryzae, one genomic interval encodes:
- a CDS encoding MFS transporter, with product MGGISRRQLAALFCCMFIIGSAEVAAGPMMAMMGRHFGVPSSAIAYLPAAYGLCYGVFALLAGPLSDRFGRRPPLQLGLLGFALCCALLPSAPGLNAAVALSALSGLCAAVIQPNALALVADLAPRAQLGQRLGQVFIGLMLAFVLTPALAGRLADTAGWQASYYALAAAGLLAWAAVRRWFRADGGRLTAGGGFLATLAGAWRTPGARRRLCVSYLWLGWVAGFGAVVAEVAARKLALSSTGGGLLAGGLGLVVIAGNLCGPPLQRRLGEAALPAAALAAALGILAFLLPLSALWQLALAGCLWAFGYGCAGPLHHARLSTLSERYRGTLNSYHASLLNLGIFSAALLLGLSSEPRPVAWFCAAAGLLTLAGALLLLPFGPGLRPADAKQA from the coding sequence ATGGGCGGCATAAGCCGCCGCCAGCTGGCCGCCCTGTTCTGCTGCATGTTCATCATCGGATCGGCCGAAGTGGCGGCCGGCCCGATGATGGCCATGATGGGCCGCCATTTCGGCGTGCCCTCCAGCGCCATCGCCTATCTGCCCGCCGCTTACGGCCTGTGCTACGGCGTGTTCGCGCTGCTGGCCGGCCCGCTGTCCGACCGCTTTGGCCGCAGACCGCCCTTGCAGCTGGGCCTGCTCGGCTTCGCCCTGTGCTGCGCGCTGCTGCCCTCCGCCCCCGGCCTGAACGCGGCCGTCGCGCTGTCCGCGCTGAGCGGGCTGTGCGCGGCGGTGATCCAGCCCAATGCGCTGGCGCTGGTGGCGGACCTGGCCCCGCGCGCCCAGCTGGGCCAAAGGCTGGGCCAGGTCTTCATCGGGCTGATGCTGGCCTTCGTGCTGACGCCGGCGCTGGCCGGACGGCTGGCGGACACCGCCGGCTGGCAGGCCAGTTATTACGCGCTGGCGGCGGCCGGCCTGCTGGCCTGGGCCGCGGTGCGGCGCTGGTTCCGCGCCGACGGCGGCCGCCTGACGGCGGGCGGCGGCTTCCTGGCCACCCTGGCCGGCGCCTGGCGCACGCCCGGCGCGCGGCGCCGGCTATGCGTCAGCTATCTGTGGCTGGGTTGGGTCGCCGGCTTCGGCGCGGTGGTGGCCGAGGTCGCCGCGCGCAAGCTGGCGCTCAGTTCCACCGGCGGCGGCCTGCTGGCCGGCGGCTTGGGCTTGGTGGTCATCGCGGGCAATCTCTGCGGTCCGCCGTTGCAAAGGCGGCTGGGCGAGGCCGCCCTGCCGGCCGCGGCGCTGGCGGCGGCGCTGGGCATCCTGGCCTTCCTGCTGCCCCTGAGCGCGCTGTGGCAACTGGCGCTGGCCGGCTGTCTGTGGGCCTTCGGCTACGGCTGCGCCGGGCCCTTGCACCACGCCCGCTTGAGCACCCTGTCCGAACGCTATCGCGGCACCCTCAATTCCTATCACGCCAGCTTGTTGAACCTGGGCATTTTTTCCGCCGCCCTGTTGCTGGGCCTGAGCAGCGAGCCAAGGCCGGTGGCCTGGTTCTGCGCCGCGGCCGGGCTGTTGACCCTGGCCGGCGCGCTCTTGCTGCTGCCCTTCGGGCCGGGCTTGCGGCCGGCGGACGCCAAACAGGCCTAA
- a CDS encoding VOC family protein — MIAIREIDHIVLRVSDLAKMERFYREVLGCTVERRREDLGLLQLRAGHSLLDLVPVDGPLGRAGGRAPAAEGRNLDHFCFRVEPFDEEAIRAHLASHGLSAGETAQRYGAEGDGPSLYLQDPEGNVVELKGPPSP; from the coding sequence ATGATTGCCATTCGGGAGATCGACCATATCGTGCTGCGGGTCAGCGACCTGGCCAAGATGGAGCGCTTTTACCGCGAGGTGCTGGGCTGCACGGTGGAGCGCCGGCGCGAGGACTTGGGGCTGTTGCAGTTGCGCGCCGGGCATTCGCTGCTGGACCTGGTGCCGGTGGACGGGCCGCTGGGCCGGGCCGGCGGCCGCGCGCCGGCCGCGGAAGGCCGCAATCTGGATCACTTCTGTTTCCGCGTCGAGCCTTTCGACGAGGAGGCGATACGCGCCCACCTCGCAAGCCACGGCCTCAGCGCCGGGGAAACCGCCCAGCGCTACGGCGCCGAGGGCGACGGCCCCTCCTTGTACTTGCAGGACCCGGAGGGCAATGTCGTGGAGCTGAAAGGCCCGCCCTCCCCTTAG
- a CDS encoding glucosaminidase domain-containing protein: MFTVRNDIGAGPDFGADAIALPLIGQGGGDGERFADQWSGQLRSEVRDFIENGSESWSSLSPEGAWARQRVQDATLGGSMPYGADQQAFLDSIAPYAQQAAAKLGVAPELVAAHAALESGWGQRPLTRADGGSNHNLFGIKAGKGWQGEVSRALTTEHVDGRDVKRTESFRAYSGLQDAFADYAQLLAGNPRYRGALGVGGNAQAFAQALAQGGYATDPGYADKLQKVAAGIQARRQP; this comes from the coding sequence ATGTTTACTGTGCGCAATGACATCGGCGCCGGGCCGGACTTCGGCGCCGACGCCATCGCCTTGCCGTTGATCGGCCAGGGCGGCGGGGACGGCGAGCGTTTCGCCGACCAATGGAGCGGTCAGCTGCGCAGCGAAGTGCGCGACTTTATCGAAAACGGTTCGGAGAGCTGGTCCAGCCTGTCGCCGGAAGGCGCTTGGGCGCGTCAGCGCGTCCAGGACGCCACCCTGGGCGGCAGCATGCCCTACGGCGCGGACCAGCAAGCCTTTCTCGACAGCATCGCGCCCTACGCGCAACAGGCCGCCGCCAAACTGGGCGTGGCGCCGGAACTGGTGGCCGCTCACGCGGCGCTGGAGTCCGGCTGGGGCCAGCGTCCGCTGACCCGCGCCGACGGCGGCAGCAACCACAATCTGTTCGGCATCAAGGCCGGCAAGGGCTGGCAGGGCGAAGTCAGCCGCGCCTTGACCACCGAGCATGTGGACGGCCGCGACGTGAAGCGGACGGAAAGCTTCCGCGCCTACTCCGGCCTGCAAGACGCCTTCGCCGATTACGCGCAGCTGCTGGCCGGCAATCCGCGTTATCGCGGCGCGCTGGGCGTGGGCGGCAACGCCCAGGCCTTCGCTCAGGCGCTGGCGCAGGGCGGCTACGCCACCGATCCGGGCTATGCGGACAAGCTGCAAAAGGTGGCGGCGGGCATTCAGGCTCGCAGACAGCCTTGA
- the flgN gene encoding flagellar export chaperone FlgN, producing MNREQAFKQLLATVQQDLQGYGRLEQLLEQQFAAALAHQADELRQLGADIVAQCDALQASRDQRLQLAGQLLGRGRAASMDAVLKLLPAAAEQACRQRWNALVEQIRLCQTLNLRNGQLLQQQQDLMNRVLNGDSDVYCAQ from the coding sequence ATGAATCGCGAGCAAGCCTTCAAACAACTGCTGGCCACCGTGCAGCAGGATCTGCAAGGCTACGGCCGCTTGGAGCAACTGCTGGAACAGCAGTTCGCCGCCGCGCTGGCGCATCAGGCCGACGAGCTGCGGCAGCTGGGGGCCGACATCGTCGCCCAATGCGACGCCTTGCAGGCCAGCCGCGACCAGCGCCTGCAACTGGCCGGCCAATTGCTGGGCCGCGGCCGCGCCGCCTCGATGGACGCGGTGCTCAAGCTTTTGCCCGCCGCCGCGGAACAAGCCTGCCGCCAGCGCTGGAACGCGCTGGTGGAGCAGATCCGTTTGTGCCAGACCCTGAACCTGCGCAACGGCCAGCTGCTGCAACAGCAGCAGGACCTGATGAACCGCGTGCTGAATGGAGACAGCGATGTTTACTGTGCGCAATGA
- the flgM gene encoding flagellar biosynthesis anti-sigma factor FlgM, translated as MQINSTSSQRRELAVGGQSAAAETPARAPAAVAAPAASQDMAPAVAELRALPDIDMKRVEEVRAALARGEVRFDAARLADLVEQYHRSR; from the coding sequence ATGCAAATCAATTCGACCTCGTCGCAACGCCGCGAACTGGCGGTCGGCGGCCAGAGCGCCGCCGCGGAAACGCCGGCCCGCGCGCCCGCCGCCGTCGCCGCGCCCGCCGCGAGCCAGGACATGGCGCCGGCGGTGGCGGAACTGCGCGCGCTGCCGGACATCGACATGAAGCGGGTGGAAGAAGTGCGCGCCGCCTTGGCGCGCGGCGAAGTGCGCTTCGACGCCGCCCGCCTGGCCGATCTGGTGGAGCAATACCACCGGAGCCGCTGA
- a CDS encoding Crp/Fnr family transcriptional regulator translates to MNENHNIKALLRGTHLFGHLDNDKLDKALELAESRRLNKGEVLYNEGDSANEVYLLVSGCMQVFVSDGLSKKYILQICASGELIGMVGFIDSGERSSNCAADEDSHLLVFSRDSLMQLFDTEDGLPHSPEARTRIMCHLVQVVRRMSTKAKNLALMDVYGRVRILINQMLEEQDGEEMVLKKQLTQQEIADQIGSSREMVARILKELVFGRYIRLENRRIVVLKMLPVNF, encoded by the coding sequence ATGAATGAAAACCACAATATCAAAGCCTTGTTAAGAGGCACACATCTGTTCGGACATCTGGACAACGACAAACTGGACAAAGCGCTGGAACTGGCCGAAAGCCGCCGCCTGAACAAGGGCGAGGTGCTGTACAACGAGGGCGATAGCGCCAACGAGGTCTATCTGCTGGTCAGCGGTTGCATGCAAGTCTTTGTTTCGGATGGACTCAGCAAGAAATACATTCTGCAAATCTGCGCTTCCGGGGAGCTGATCGGCATGGTCGGCTTCATCGACAGCGGCGAGCGCAGCTCCAATTGCGCGGCGGACGAGGACAGCCACCTGCTGGTGTTCAGCCGCGACAGCCTGATGCAGTTGTTCGATACCGAAGACGGCCTGCCGCACAGCCCGGAGGCCCGCACCCGCATCATGTGCCATCTGGTGCAAGTGGTGCGCCGCATGTCCACCAAGGCCAAGAACCTGGCGCTGATGGACGTGTACGGCCGCGTGCGCATCCTGATCAATCAAATGCTGGAAGAGCAGGACGGCGAGGAAATGGTGCTGAAAAAGCAGCTGACCCAGCAGGAAATCGCCGACCAGATCGGCTCCTCCCGCGAGATGGTGGCGCGCATCCTGAAGGAGCTGGTGTTCGGCCGCTATATCCGTCTGGAAAACCGGCGCATTGTCGTTCTGAAAATGTTACCGGTAAATTTTTAA
- a CDS encoding flagellar motor protein MotB — MANKPNREHEAAVIKKVSRRQDSEGHGGAWKVAFADFVLALMCLFLVLWVLAARDQENLQQLLTAGGGSPLKAGGSRSIEHTGTPPGSLIPRDPIPGQPTTTTKADSLLQESNKVAKKTFDGQGQRSLDSVADLEKLAGLLAKMSRDAGLASNLQTVVTPYGLRVMLHDTDNQGMFERGSAIVEPRFKRLLHDMGEMFGHIDNQLLIVGHTDAAQYRTAGFGSFSNWGLSSNRAMAARLHLLEGGMNAAGILQVVGMADRAPLDAEHPLAAYNRRIELLVMTSKQAQAVVAMFGPPGQSGNRETSVVSSPLQKSDLDSALQDGLTPR; from the coding sequence ATGGCGAATAAACCCAATCGCGAGCATGAAGCCGCGGTGATCAAGAAGGTGTCGCGCCGTCAGGATTCCGAAGGACACGGCGGCGCGTGGAAAGTGGCGTTCGCCGACTTCGTGCTGGCGCTGATGTGCTTGTTCCTGGTGCTATGGGTGCTGGCCGCGCGCGACCAGGAAAACCTGCAGCAATTGCTGACCGCCGGCGGCGGCAGCCCGCTGAAGGCCGGCGGCTCGCGCAGCATCGAGCATACCGGCACGCCGCCGGGCAGCCTGATCCCGCGCGACCCGATTCCGGGCCAGCCCACCACCACCACCAAGGCCGACTCCCTGCTGCAGGAGAGCAACAAGGTGGCCAAGAAAACCTTCGACGGACAGGGCCAGCGCAGCCTGGACAGCGTGGCGGATCTGGAAAAGCTGGCCGGCCTGCTGGCCAAGATGAGCCGCGACGCCGGCCTGGCCAGCAATCTGCAGACCGTGGTCACGCCTTACGGCTTGCGGGTGATGCTGCACGACACCGACAACCAGGGCATGTTCGAGCGCGGCAGCGCCATCGTCGAGCCGCGCTTCAAGCGGCTATTGCACGATATGGGCGAGATGTTCGGCCATATCGACAATCAATTGCTGATTGTCGGACACACGGATGCCGCGCAATACCGGACCGCCGGCTTCGGTTCGTTTTCGAACTGGGGTCTGTCCAGCAACCGCGCGATGGCGGCGCGGCTGCATCTGCTGGAAGGCGGCATGAACGCCGCCGGCATTTTGCAAGTGGTGGGCATGGCGGACCGGGCGCCGCTGGACGCCGAGCACCCGCTGGCCGCCTACAACCGCCGCATCGAGCTCTTGGTGATGACCAGCAAGCAGGCGCAGGCGGTGGTGGCCATGTTCGGACCGCCGGGACAGAGCGGCAATCGCGAGACCAGTGTTGTAAGTTCGCCACTACAGAAATCCGATCTGGATAGCGCGCTGCAAGATGGCCTAACTCCCCGCTGA
- the motA gene encoding flagellar motor stator protein MotA, with product MQQLFGILIVLVCVFGGFMLHGGILSVIWQPVELLIICGAAVGAIVLGNPQHVLTEMGGQIKRVGMRKKYDAEFQRQLLLLMYELLITASQGLKALDEHVEAPRQSALFNRYPLVLEEPKLLAFIVDNFRLMAMGKISAHELEGVLDQELDAIHEELNQPSKSLHKIAEAMPGFGILAAVLGIVMAMNSVSQGATAGEISEKVAAAMVGTFIGIFFCYGVLDPLSNMMHQLVKQELSNYESVKVVLTTHVSGKPPLLAIDAGRRLVQLNTKPSFSQLETWINALEGVN from the coding sequence ATGCAGCAATTATTCGGCATTCTGATCGTGCTGGTTTGTGTCTTTGGCGGCTTCATGCTGCATGGCGGCATCCTGTCCGTGATCTGGCAGCCGGTGGAGCTGCTGATCATCTGCGGCGCCGCCGTCGGCGCCATCGTGCTGGGCAACCCGCAGCACGTGCTGACGGAAATGGGCGGCCAGATCAAGCGCGTCGGCATGCGTAAGAAGTACGACGCGGAATTTCAGCGCCAGCTGCTGCTGCTGATGTACGAACTCCTGATCACCGCCAGCCAGGGCCTGAAGGCGCTGGACGAACACGTGGAGGCCCCGCGTCAGAGCGCCTTGTTCAACCGCTACCCGCTGGTGCTGGAAGAACCCAAGCTGCTGGCCTTCATCGTCGACAACTTCCGCCTGATGGCCATGGGCAAGATCAGCGCCCATGAACTGGAGGGCGTGCTGGACCAGGAGTTGGACGCCATTCACGAAGAATTGAACCAGCCGTCCAAATCGCTGCACAAAATCGCCGAGGCGATGCCGGGCTTCGGCATTCTGGCCGCGGTGCTGGGCATCGTGATGGCGATGAACAGCGTCAGCCAGGGCGCCACCGCCGGCGAGATCAGCGAGAAAGTGGCCGCCGCCATGGTGGGCACCTTCATCGGCATCTTCTTCTGCTACGGCGTGCTGGACCCGCTGTCCAATATGATGCACCAGCTGGTCAAGCAGGAGCTGTCCAACTACGAATCGGTGAAAGTGGTGTTGACCACCCATGTGTCCGGCAAGCCGCCGCTGCTGGCCATCGACGCCGGCCGCCGCCTGGTGCAGCTGAACACCAAGCCCAGCTTCTCCCAGCTGGAAACCTGGATCAACGCGCTGGAAGGCGTGAACTGA
- a CDS encoding RNA polymerase sigma factor FliA: MYASYAEAPASAGGEAEALRQYAHLVKRVARQLSSQAGGVFDREDMEQVGLMALLESLRRYGEPDDKFAGFAILRIRGAILDELRRLDWRPRSVRQEAHRVRDGLRLLSRKLGREPSEAEAMQLLGLSAEAYQEALLADNAEALSSFDELMAQGLEPAAEDNPEQRLALKSALTVALQALNPREQQVIQLYYEFELSLKEIAAVLALTEARVCQINKSALKKMQACLQAA; encoded by the coding sequence ATGTACGCCAGTTACGCCGAAGCCCCGGCCAGCGCCGGCGGCGAAGCCGAGGCGCTGCGTCAGTACGCCCATCTGGTCAAGCGGGTGGCGCGCCAGCTGTCGTCTCAGGCCGGCGGCGTGTTCGACCGCGAAGACATGGAGCAGGTGGGGCTGATGGCCTTGCTGGAAAGCCTGCGCCGCTACGGCGAGCCGGACGACAAGTTCGCCGGCTTCGCCATTTTGCGCATTCGCGGCGCCATCCTGGACGAATTGCGCCGGCTGGACTGGCGGCCGCGCTCGGTGCGCCAGGAAGCCCACCGCGTGCGCGACGGCCTGCGCCTGCTCAGCCGCAAGCTGGGGCGCGAACCCAGCGAAGCCGAGGCGATGCAGCTGCTGGGCCTCAGCGCCGAGGCCTATCAGGAGGCGCTGCTGGCCGACAACGCGGAAGCGCTGTCCAGCTTCGACGAACTGATGGCCCAGGGCCTGGAGCCGGCGGCGGAAGACAATCCGGAACAGCGGCTGGCGCTGAAAAGCGCCTTGACCGTGGCCTTGCAGGCGCTGAACCCGCGCGAACAGCAAGTGATCCAGCTGTATTACGAATTTGAACTGAGTCTCAAGGAGATCGCGGCGGTGCTGGCGCTGACCGAAGCGCGCGTCTGCCAGATCAACAAGAGCGCTCTCAAAAAAATGCAGGCCTGCCTACAAGCGGCCTGA
- a CDS encoding flagellar basal body-associated FliL family protein has product MNRNIVVILIVAIVTALAAGGGAWWWLSSRAPQAAEAPKPAAALDARFVSMDKVIVMLRGGESATRFMAVDLVFRSNEKQEAEVKSQLPFLKSIAVRALSELPADKALTMSIDDYQRLLAKAYAGGFLRERRDAPFSEVMVSKLIIE; this is encoded by the coding sequence ATGAATCGAAACATCGTAGTGATTTTGATCGTGGCCATCGTGACGGCGCTGGCCGCAGGCGGCGGCGCCTGGTGGTGGCTGAGTTCGCGCGCGCCGCAGGCCGCGGAAGCGCCCAAGCCGGCGGCGGCGCTGGACGCGCGCTTCGTCAGCATGGACAAGGTGATCGTGATGCTGCGCGGAGGGGAATCCGCCACCCGCTTCATGGCGGTGGACCTGGTGTTCCGCAGCAATGAAAAGCAGGAGGCCGAGGTCAAGTCCCAGCTGCCCTTCCTGAAGAGCATCGCCGTGCGCGCGCTGTCGGAGCTGCCTGCGGACAAGGCGCTGACGATGAGCATAGACGACTACCAGCGTTTGCTGGCCAAGGCCTATGCCGGCGGTTTTCTGCGCGAGCGACGCGATGCGCCGTTCAGCGAGGTGATGGTCAGCAAATTGATCATCGAGTAA
- a CDS encoding flagellar hook-length control protein FliK, with protein sequence MNVSLPPNLLAGGASTPADVAPADPLLDPNAAAPASGGDFASALLASLMDGQNAAPAADADADAEAPAGDEAKAGTPAAQPLALAAPPLPATPAMPQPLAPTPQAGAPAQPGMDAAALVASAATPRRSAETALPADALSAALNTLAPLPAKPAAAGEAQAGRETPAPAQAAAPLLAAIAPQPQDKAGAPLPEWAPIKLPAEQAAKWGDKLSAALGERLQVQSSHGMDRALIRLDPPSLGSLEISIRHEAGALQVQLTASHGEVVRQLQAIGDALRQDLSNRQYTQVAVEVREGAPGQGGQQRQERQGQQQPQRAPGRALAEAGQGDGQGFWLGQG encoded by the coding sequence ATGAACGTATCCTTGCCCCCCAATCTTCTCGCCGGCGGCGCGTCAACGCCCGCCGACGTCGCGCCGGCCGATCCCCTGCTGGACCCGAACGCGGCGGCGCCGGCGTCCGGCGGCGACTTCGCCAGCGCCTTGCTGGCCAGCCTGATGGACGGGCAGAACGCCGCGCCGGCGGCGGACGCAGACGCAGACGCCGAGGCCCCCGCGGGCGACGAGGCCAAGGCCGGAACGCCGGCGGCGCAGCCGCTCGCCCTGGCCGCGCCGCCGTTGCCGGCGACGCCGGCCATGCCGCAGCCGCTGGCTCCGACGCCGCAGGCCGGCGCGCCGGCGCAGCCCGGGATGGACGCGGCCGCGCTCGTCGCCAGCGCCGCGACGCCGCGCCGGAGCGCCGAGACGGCGCTGCCGGCGGACGCGCTGTCCGCCGCGCTCAACACCCTGGCGCCGTTGCCGGCCAAGCCGGCCGCGGCCGGCGAGGCTCAGGCCGGCCGCGAAACGCCGGCGCCGGCGCAAGCCGCCGCGCCCTTATTGGCCGCCATCGCGCCGCAGCCGCAGGACAAGGCCGGCGCGCCGCTGCCGGAATGGGCGCCGATCAAGCTGCCCGCGGAACAAGCGGCCAAATGGGGCGACAAGCTCAGCGCCGCGCTGGGCGAGCGCCTGCAAGTGCAAAGCAGCCACGGCATGGACCGCGCGCTGATCCGGCTGGACCCGCCCTCGCTGGGCTCGCTGGAAATCTCCATCCGCCACGAAGCCGGCGCGCTGCAAGTGCAACTGACCGCCTCGCACGGCGAAGTGGTGCGCCAGTTGCAAGCCATCGGCGACGCGCTGCGCCAGGACCTGTCCAACCGCCAATACACCCAGGTGGCGGTGGAGGTGCGCGAAGGCGCGCCGGGGCAGGGCGGCCAGCAGCGTCAGGAACGCCAGGGGCAACAGCAGCCGCAACGCGCGCCGGGACGGGCGCTGGCGGAAGCGGGGCAGGGTGATGGACAAGGCTTCTGGCTGGGCCAGGGCTGA
- a CDS encoding ABC transporter substrate-binding protein produces the protein MKPPEPAALEAAIRRACAERDWERLAALDQLLAELLRTQPQALDAAARAALRAAYRDALEVCRADSAELQDKIAALSHQRDAQIAYAEVSDWNQA, from the coding sequence ATGAAGCCGCCTGAGCCGGCCGCGCTGGAAGCCGCCATCCGCCGCGCCTGCGCCGAGCGCGACTGGGAGCGCCTGGCCGCGCTGGACCAACTCTTGGCCGAGCTGCTGCGCACCCAGCCTCAGGCGCTGGACGCCGCCGCGCGCGCCGCTCTGCGCGCCGCCTACCGCGACGCGCTGGAAGTCTGCCGCGCCGACTCCGCGGAACTACAAGACAAAATCGCCGCGCTGAGCCATCAGCGCGACGCGCAAATCGCCTACGCCGAAGTCAGCGACTGGAATCAAGCATGA
- the fliS gene encoding flagellar export chaperone FliS has translation MEYDAYRSYHAVNLEAQTHAASPVQLVLVLFDGLLEEMARARGHLENQRYEQKGESISKCINILNGLSSALDFDSGGEVVTNLARLYDYCAYRLYHASVNLDVAALDEAEQLLIKLKGGWIGVRDQHEAA, from the coding sequence GTGGAATACGACGCCTACCGCAGCTATCACGCGGTCAATCTGGAAGCGCAGACCCACGCCGCCTCGCCGGTGCAATTGGTGCTGGTGCTGTTCGACGGCCTGCTGGAAGAAATGGCGCGCGCGCGCGGCCATCTGGAAAACCAGCGCTACGAGCAAAAGGGCGAGAGCATCAGCAAGTGCATCAACATCCTCAACGGCCTGTCCAGCGCGCTGGACTTCGATTCCGGCGGCGAGGTGGTCACCAATCTGGCGCGGCTTTACGACTACTGCGCCTACCGGCTCTACCACGCCAGCGTCAATCTGGACGTGGCGGCGCTGGACGAGGCGGAACAGCTGCTGATCAAGCTCAAGGGCGGCTGGATAGGCGTGCGGGACCAGCATGAAGCCGCCTGA
- the fliD gene encoding flagellar filament capping protein FliD: protein MAIDFSKTPPSALAQNAASLYLQDAQNQLDNQSKAAQARGDALNKLQKALQDYRSALSGITTKKSLVAMSASISQEGFGSVSAKGNAQPGNYSLFIEQVATAHQLSFGSLSGAKAQAGDKITIRQGSDSFEVDLSSADRDGDGNLSPSELALAINRASGNSGKVNAMVLNNGGASQLVMSSGKTGESGVVTLDLSQVSDAGLKSGLASPKELTKGQDAIVWLGNKDTGVQMKQASNTFDSIDGVNLTISKAMKTGDTPLQLSVSRNEADTVGNVQGFVDSYNKLASAISDLSAPGKEGKTGGPFASDSGIRSLKDGINGLLRQEYDGITLNQLGIKANRDGTLSLDSKKLNDTLKDKPDALDRFVNGDNKNGVVKQSSDYLDKWLNGSSGLLKLRKDSESRIQKDLDSRQLRLKTQYDQSYKRYLTQFTQLQKMQEDMQKTLGMLSF, encoded by the coding sequence ATGGCTATCGATTTCAGCAAGACCCCGCCCTCGGCGCTGGCCCAGAACGCCGCCAGCCTGTATCTGCAAGACGCCCAGAACCAGCTGGACAATCAGAGCAAGGCGGCGCAGGCGCGCGGCGACGCGCTGAACAAGCTGCAAAAGGCCTTGCAAGACTACCGCAGCGCGCTGAGTGGCATCACCACCAAGAAGAGCCTGGTGGCGATGAGCGCTAGCATCAGCCAGGAAGGCTTCGGCAGCGTCAGCGCCAAGGGCAACGCTCAGCCGGGCAACTACTCGCTGTTCATCGAACAAGTGGCCACCGCCCATCAGCTGTCCTTCGGCAGCCTGTCCGGCGCCAAGGCCCAGGCCGGCGACAAGATCACCATCCGCCAGGGCAGCGACAGCTTTGAAGTGGACCTCAGCAGCGCGGACCGCGACGGCGACGGCAATCTGTCTCCGTCGGAGCTGGCTTTGGCCATCAACCGCGCCAGCGGCAACAGCGGCAAGGTCAACGCCATGGTGTTGAACAACGGCGGCGCCAGCCAGCTGGTGATGTCCTCCGGCAAGACCGGCGAGAGCGGCGTCGTCACGCTGGACCTGAGCCAGGTCAGCGACGCCGGCCTGAAGAGCGGACTCGCCAGCCCCAAGGAGCTGACCAAGGGGCAGGACGCCATCGTCTGGCTGGGCAATAAAGACACCGGCGTGCAGATGAAGCAGGCGTCCAACACTTTCGACAGCATTGACGGGGTCAACCTGACCATCAGCAAGGCGATGAAAACCGGCGACACCCCGCTGCAATTGTCGGTGTCGCGCAACGAGGCCGACACCGTCGGCAATGTGCAAGGCTTTGTCGACAGCTACAACAAGCTGGCCAGCGCCATCTCCGATCTGTCCGCTCCGGGCAAGGAAGGCAAGACCGGCGGCCCCTTCGCCAGCGACTCCGGCATCCGCAGCCTGAAAGACGGCATCAACGGCCTGCTGCGTCAGGAATACGACGGCATTACCTTGAACCAGCTGGGCATCAAGGCCAACCGCGACGGCACCCTGAGCCTGGACAGCAAGAAGCTGAACGACACTCTGAAGGACAAGCCGGACGCGCTGGACCGTTTCGTCAACGGCGACAACAAGAACGGCGTGGTCAAGCAAAGCAGCGACTACCTGGACAAATGGCTGAACGGCAGCAGCGGCCTGCTCAAGCTGCGCAAGGATTCCGAATCCCGCATCCAGAAAGATCTGGATAGCCGCCAGCTGCGGCTGAAGACCCAGTACGACCAGAGTTACAAGCGCTATCTGACGCAGTTCACCCAGCTGCAGAAGATGCAGGAAGACATGCAGAAGACTCTGGGCATGCTGTCCTTCTGA
- the fliJ gene encoding flagellar export protein FliJ, with amino-acid sequence MSQPEDVRRLGLMVQLRQQDVDRLQSEVEGKRQLQERYRRNILRMGELCGQSGASADAGHPALARNCADYKGALLGLMASQQQDLQLAEADAAVSQRALLQASLRREVMVQVRDQAAESLLRLRLKKEQKQTDELAGQAWLRGA; translated from the coding sequence ATGAGCCAGCCCGAAGACGTGCGCCGCCTGGGCCTGATGGTCCAATTGCGGCAGCAGGACGTGGATCGCTTGCAAAGCGAGGTGGAAGGCAAGCGCCAGCTGCAGGAACGCTACCGCCGCAACATCTTGCGCATGGGCGAGCTCTGCGGCCAGAGCGGCGCCAGCGCCGACGCCGGCCACCCAGCTTTGGCGCGCAACTGCGCCGACTACAAGGGCGCGCTGCTGGGCCTGATGGCCTCGCAGCAGCAGGATCTGCAACTGGCCGAGGCGGACGCCGCGGTCAGCCAGCGCGCGCTGCTGCAAGCCAGCCTGCGCCGCGAAGTGATGGTCCAGGTGCGCGACCAGGCGGCGGAAAGCCTGCTGCGCCTGCGGCTGAAGAAAGAACAGAAGCAAACCGACGAACTGGCCGGGCAAGCCTGGCTGCGCGGAGCGTGA